From a region of the Molothrus ater isolate BHLD 08-10-18 breed brown headed cowbird chromosome 27, BPBGC_Mater_1.1, whole genome shotgun sequence genome:
- the CAVIN1 gene encoding caveolae-associated protein 1: MEDTTLQIIEPPTVSETSEEQAPEEPIKPDQINGVMVLTLLDKIIGAVDQIQLTQTQLEERQQEMDSAVTSIQGELTKLTKAHTTTSNTVNKMLEKVRKVSVNVKTVRQNLEKQAGQIKKLEANEAELLKRRNFKVMIYQDEVKLPSKLSISKSLKEGEKLEKEGEGEEVPVGEDHAEEDHVQLSSDEEVEIEEIIEESRAERIKRSGMKRVDDFKKAFSKEKMEKTKLKTKENLEKTRHNLEKTRHNLEKRMNKLGTKIVTNERREKMKSSRDKLRKSFTPDHTIYARSKTAVYKVPPFTFHVKKIREGEVEVKATELVEVGGEEGENSDLMRGESPDMHTLLEITEETDAVLVDKSDSE; encoded by the exons ATGGAGGACACCACCTTGCAAATCATCGAGCCACCCACCGTTTCTGAGACCTCGGAGGAGCAAGCGCCCGAGGAGCCCATCAAACCCGACCAGATCAACGGCGTGATGGTGCTGACCCTGCTGGACAAGATCATCGGGGCCGTGGATCAGATCCAGCTGACCCAAacacagctggaggagaggcagcaggagatggataGCGCAGTGACCAGCATCCAGGGAGAGCTGACCAAGCTGACCAAGGCACACACCACCACCAGCAACACCGTCAACAAAATGCTGGAGAAGGTGCGCAAGGTGAGCGTCAACGTGAAAACCGTCAGGCAGAACCTGGAGAAGCAAGCCGGGCAGATCAAGAAGCTGGAGGCCAACGAAGCGGAGCTCCTGAAACGCAGGAACTTCAAAGTCATGATCTATCAG GATGAAGTGAAGCTCCCATCTAAACTGAGCATCAGCAAGTCCCTAAAGGAAGGtgaaaagctggagaaggaaggtGAGGGTGAGGAGGTCCCTGTGGGTGAGGACCATGCGGAGGAGGACCATGTCCAGCTCTCCTCGGATGAGGAGGTGGAGATTGAGGAGATTATCGAAGAGTCACGGGCAGAACGCATCAAAAGGAGCGGCATGAAAAGGGTGGATGACTTTAAGAAGGCATTCTCAAAGGAGAAGATGGAAAAGACTAAGCTAAAGACCAAGGAAAACCTGGAGAAGACCCGCCACAACTTGGAGAAGACCCGCCacaacctggagaagaggatgAACAAACTGGGCACTAAAATTGTGACTAAcgaaaggagagagaagatgaAGAGCTCTCGGGACAAACTGAGGAAGTCTTTCACCCCTGATCACACCATCTATGCCAGATCCAAGACAGCCGTCTACAAAGTGCCACCCTTCACTTTCCATGTCAAGAAAATCAGAGAGGGTGAGGTGGAGGTGAAAGCCACAGAGCTGGTGGAGGTTggtggagaggaaggagaaaattcaGACCTGATGCGTGGGGAGAGCCCTGACATGCACACCCTGCTGGAGATCACGGAGGAGACTGACGCGGTACTGGTGGACAAGAGTGACAGCGAGTAG